A window of Cryomorphaceae bacterium contains these coding sequences:
- a CDS encoding alkane 1-monooxygenase produces MVTRAFRYLTVLIFPLVAFLSFEWKGWWLYSTVILAFGVIPAMELLFPPDPENISDEEEERFKDHWLFDVMIYLIVPFHFLLLIRFLFLVAFEPLQTFELIGAILAMGTFCGAFGINVAHELGHRKERAHRIVANLLLMTSLNAHFYVQHNRGHHRYVSTPIDPETAWFNESIYAFWWRTVVSGYVHAWRIQLDELRKRGDSFFSAKNDMLWFQSLQAILLVVIAVVFGWKALGAFAAAALMGILLLAIINYIEHYGLLRKEVAPGRYERVLPKHSWNSDHMLGRLILFELSRHSDHHYKASRKYQILMHHDDSPQMPTGYPGMMLLTLLPPAWFRVMNPRVKAVQP; encoded by the coding sequence ATGGTTACACGCGCTTTTCGTTACCTCACAGTGTTGATTTTTCCGCTGGTCGCCTTCCTGTCTTTTGAATGGAAGGGTTGGTGGCTTTACAGCACAGTCATTCTGGCATTTGGAGTGATCCCTGCGATGGAACTGCTCTTTCCGCCCGACCCGGAAAACATCAGCGACGAAGAAGAGGAGCGTTTCAAAGACCACTGGCTTTTTGATGTGATGATTTACCTCATCGTTCCCTTTCACTTTTTGCTGTTGATAAGGTTTCTTTTTCTCGTTGCGTTTGAGCCATTGCAGACCTTCGAGCTGATTGGCGCCATTCTGGCCATGGGAACTTTTTGTGGCGCTTTTGGAATCAACGTGGCCCACGAACTGGGTCACCGCAAGGAGCGCGCCCACCGCATTGTGGCGAATCTGCTGCTGATGACCTCACTCAATGCGCATTTCTACGTGCAGCACAACCGGGGCCATCACCGTTATGTCTCCACCCCTATTGATCCGGAAACCGCATGGTTCAACGAAAGTATTTACGCATTCTGGTGGCGCACGGTAGTCTCCGGTTATGTTCACGCGTGGCGTATTCAACTTGATGAACTGCGCAAAAGAGGAGATTCATTCTTCTCGGCTAAGAATGACATGTTGTGGTTTCAATCTTTGCAGGCAATTCTTCTCGTGGTGATTGCCGTCGTTTTTGGTTGGAAGGCTCTCGGTGCCTTTGCCGCCGCCGCGCTGATGGGTATTTTGCTGCTGGCAATCATCAACTACATTGAGCATTACGGATTACTCCGCAAGGAAGTTGCACCGGGTAGGTACGAGCGTGTGCTTCCCAAACATTCGTGGAACAGCGACCACATGCTGGGGCGGCTTATTCTCTTTGAGCTTTCGCGCCACTCAGACCATCACTACAAGGCCAGCCGGAAATACCAGATTCTCATGCACCACGACGACAGTCCGCAGATGCCCACCGGCTATCCGGGTATGATGTTGCTCACGCTTCTGCCTCCCGCCTGGTTCCGCGTTATGAACCCGAGAGTTAAAGCCGTTCAACCCTGA
- a CDS encoding DUF551 domain-containing protein, with protein MGSEWISVKEALPSDGERVLVFIPNNEVYLPGKTGDKLRIRVIVMKFQKDFLSEEKALQKNTARHFWVGEGQSNHYFEDITHWRPIPDPPAGFDE; from the coding sequence ATGGGTTCAGAATGGATATCGGTTAAAGAAGCCCTGCCGTCCGATGGTGAGAGGGTATTGGTGTTTATTCCGAACAACGAGGTGTACCTGCCCGGAAAAACCGGAGACAAGCTTCGTATTCGGGTCATCGTCATGAAATTTCAGAAAGATTTTCTGTCCGAAGAAAAGGCCCTGCAAAAAAATACAGCACGGCATTTCTGGGTGGGCGAAGGTCAATCCAACCACTACTTTGAGGATATCACTCACTGGCGTCCGATACCTGATCCACCGGCAGGATTTGACGAGTAA
- a CDS encoding RNA-binding transcriptional accessory protein, translated as MQLQHAIDYQPGQGPQNAQAALKLLESGASIPFIARYRKDECGGLDEVQLQQLEKWKQGFDALQNRRQAMLKSLEERNLITEKLREELLAANTLTALEDLYLPFKSQRVTRADQARKAGLEPLAKMMMAGQDGNPEDMARRFVKGPVKNTEDAISGAMDIVASWVNEHLALRNKLRRVFQNEALVKAEVMKGKEEEAEVYRDYFNFEEPARKIKAHRILAVFRGENEGLLKLSIAPDRSRCLSLIESQFVRGEGAGAQHIKKACADAYSRLLRPSLQNDLKQELRERAEEEATRIFVNNLRQLLMAPPLGAKRVIAIDPGFKSGCKVVCLDEQGQLLAHDTIYPHPPQRKTNAARNALQTLVRAHNIEVVAIGNGTAGRETEMFIKGTPFKSDLDVYMVNEDGASVYSASSVGRAEFPKHDVTVRGAVSIGRRLMDPLAELVKIDPQSLGVGQYQHDVEKNRLKRALQQCVESVVNEVGVDINTASPYLLAYVSGLGSSTAQSIVDYRSGNGPFKNRKELLSVPGLGAKTHELCAGFLRIQDGDEPLDNTAVHPESYALVKAIAKNLGVDHSNLIRNTELIQKVDRDKWLKKGVGSFTLNDVLAELEKPSRDPRRRAYMVEFDKRISSPSDLVEGSEMWGVVTNITSFGAFVDVGVKQDGLVHISELADRFISDPFQVVQINQPVRVKVLSVDVPRKRIALSMKQATLRTRDNQG; from the coding sequence ATGCAGCTTCAACACGCCATAGATTACCAACCGGGGCAGGGGCCTCAAAACGCACAGGCCGCGCTTAAATTACTCGAAAGCGGAGCCAGTATTCCTTTTATCGCCCGCTACCGAAAGGATGAATGCGGAGGGCTTGATGAGGTTCAACTGCAACAACTCGAAAAATGGAAGCAAGGCTTTGATGCTCTTCAAAATCGCAGACAGGCAATGCTCAAAAGTTTGGAAGAGCGTAATTTGATAACGGAAAAACTTAGAGAAGAGCTGTTGGCTGCCAATACTTTAACAGCCCTCGAAGACCTTTATCTTCCCTTCAAGTCACAGCGTGTAACACGGGCAGATCAGGCGCGAAAAGCCGGCCTTGAGCCCCTGGCCAAAATGATGATGGCCGGGCAGGACGGCAATCCTGAAGACATGGCCCGACGTTTCGTGAAGGGACCAGTTAAAAATACGGAAGATGCCATTTCAGGAGCAATGGATATTGTAGCGTCGTGGGTGAATGAACACCTTGCGCTCAGAAACAAACTGCGGCGTGTGTTTCAGAACGAGGCTTTGGTAAAGGCAGAAGTTATGAAGGGCAAGGAAGAAGAAGCCGAGGTTTATCGCGACTATTTTAACTTCGAAGAACCGGCCCGAAAAATAAAGGCTCACCGCATACTGGCCGTGTTCCGCGGCGAAAACGAAGGCCTGTTAAAGCTTTCAATTGCACCCGACAGATCGCGCTGTTTGTCGCTTATTGAATCACAGTTTGTGCGTGGTGAAGGCGCAGGTGCACAACACATAAAAAAGGCCTGTGCCGATGCCTACTCACGACTCTTGCGGCCGTCGCTGCAAAACGACCTTAAGCAGGAACTTCGCGAAAGGGCAGAGGAAGAGGCCACCCGGATTTTTGTGAACAATTTGCGCCAACTTCTGATGGCTCCTCCACTGGGAGCCAAAAGGGTGATAGCCATTGACCCGGGATTTAAATCGGGTTGTAAAGTGGTGTGTCTGGATGAACAAGGACAATTGCTGGCGCATGATACCATCTATCCTCATCCACCACAGCGAAAAACCAATGCTGCCCGCAATGCCCTTCAAACCCTGGTGCGGGCGCACAACATAGAGGTTGTCGCCATCGGAAATGGAACGGCGGGTCGCGAAACAGAAATGTTTATAAAAGGCACGCCGTTTAAATCAGACCTCGATGTGTACATGGTAAACGAAGATGGGGCATCCGTTTATTCAGCATCATCGGTGGGTAGGGCAGAGTTCCCAAAGCATGATGTTACTGTGCGGGGAGCCGTATCCATTGGACGCCGGCTGATGGACCCATTGGCTGAGCTTGTGAAGATTGATCCGCAGTCGCTTGGAGTAGGGCAGTATCAGCACGATGTGGAAAAGAACCGTTTAAAACGCGCCTTGCAGCAGTGTGTGGAATCTGTTGTAAATGAGGTAGGAGTGGATATCAATACGGCAAGTCCGTATTTGCTGGCTTACGTAAGTGGATTGGGAAGTTCAACCGCTCAGTCCATCGTTGATTACCGCAGTGGGAACGGACCCTTCAAAAACCGAAAAGAACTGCTCTCAGTGCCCGGACTTGGAGCTAAAACCCATGAGCTTTGTGCAGGGTTTTTACGCATTCAGGATGGAGATGAGCCACTGGATAACACCGCGGTACACCCCGAATCGTATGCCCTGGTGAAGGCCATAGCCAAGAATCTCGGCGTAGATCACTCAAACCTGATTCGAAATACGGAACTCATTCAAAAAGTTGATCGCGATAAATGGCTTAAAAAGGGGGTGGGAAGTTTTACGCTCAATGATGTACTGGCCGAGCTGGAAAAACCCTCTCGCGACCCGCGCCGCAGGGCCTATATGGTTGAGTTTGACAAACGCATCAGCAGCCCATCCGATTTGGTAGAAGGGAGCGAAATGTGGGGCGTTGTGACCAATATTACCAGTTTTGGAGCCTTTGTGGATGTGGGTGTTAAGCAAGATGGTTTGGTGCACATATCCGAACTGGCAGACCGTTTTATCTCCGACCCCTTTCAAGTGGTTCAAATCAACCAACCGGTTCGGGTGAAGGTGCTTTCTGTGGATGTGCCAAGAAAGCGTATTGCACTCAGCATGAAACAGGCTACCCTACGCACTCGCGATAATCAGGGTTGA
- a CDS encoding ion transporter codes for MNNQPVTPASFFDKERLYIIIFRSDTPAGKRFDVILLWVILFSVLLVILESVDFIREGNETLFLVLEWIITVLFSAEYALRIYCANDKLRYIRSFYGVIDLLAILPTFISLVFPFARSLMIIRVMRLLRVFRILKLDRFTRESREMIFALRGSGVKILVFIFAVLSIVSIFGTIMYLVEGAASGFNSIPRSIYWAIVTLTTVGYGDITPITPLGQTLAVIVMILGYGIIAVPTGIVSSEVTRRKLKAKDIDVSDLRLFVCPACKTTGHKKDAAFCFRCGEDIRPER; via the coding sequence ATGAACAACCAACCCGTGACCCCTGCAAGCTTCTTCGACAAGGAGCGCTTGTACATAATCATTTTCAGGTCGGACACCCCGGCTGGCAAGCGATTCGACGTGATTTTGCTTTGGGTCATACTCTTCAGCGTTCTCCTCGTTATTCTTGAGAGTGTTGACTTTATTCGCGAAGGAAACGAAACCTTGTTTCTGGTTCTTGAGTGGATTATCACCGTGCTTTTCTCGGCAGAATATGCTTTGCGGATATACTGCGCCAATGACAAACTGCGATACATCAGGAGCTTTTACGGAGTAATCGATTTACTCGCCATTCTGCCCACTTTTATCAGTTTGGTTTTCCCATTCGCCCGGAGTCTGATGATTATCCGGGTTATGCGCTTGTTGCGTGTTTTCAGGATACTCAAGCTGGACCGGTTTACCCGCGAGAGCAGGGAGATGATATTTGCGTTAAGAGGAAGCGGAGTGAAAATTCTGGTTTTCATCTTTGCGGTGTTGAGTATCGTATCCATTTTTGGCACCATCATGTACTTGGTTGAAGGTGCTGCCTCAGGCTTTAACAGCATACCACGAAGTATCTACTGGGCCATTGTTACGTTAACCACGGTTGGTTATGGCGACATTACCCCTATCACACCCTTAGGGCAAACACTTGCCGTGATTGTGATGATACTGGGTTACGGAATCATAGCTGTGCCCACAGGGATTGTGTCGTCTGAAGTAACCAGACGAAAACTCAAGGCTAAGGATATAGACGTTTCTGATTTGCGGCTTTTTGTATGCCCTGCATGCAAAACAACCGGGCATAAAAAGGACGCTGCCTTTTGTTTTCGATGTGGTGAGGACATTCGCCCTGAGAGATGA